Proteins encoded in a region of the Armatimonadota bacterium genome:
- the pheT gene encoding phenylalanine--tRNA ligase beta subunit: protein MRVPIEWLREYVDVTASPEALAHRLTMAGLEVEAVEHEEGEPVLNVKVTPNRGDCLSMVGVAREVAAIYNLPLRHPMPAARTAEPGEAAQVAKVEILDEDLCPRYAARVVRNVRIAPSPDWMQRRLLAAGMRPINNVVDVTNYVMLEMGQPLHAFDLDLLPNGHIVVRRAKPGEKITTLDGIERDLQPDMLMICDATHPVAVAGVMGGSETEVTPGTRNVLLESAHFNPTSIRRTSQRLQLSTEASYRFERVVDPSGVVAALDRACELLSQIGAGEPLSGVVDVYPRPASERIVTLRPERCNLLLGLNLDVPTMVDCLRRLQLKAELHDGVIHVTVPTFRPDLNIEEDLAEEVGRVYGYENIPERLPFGHTHRGGDSPNTRLIRPLQEAFVRAGLIEVHTHTLRAPGPLDDPHRTPVRVRNAASEELSTLRNSLIPSLVDVVVHNLARRQTEIFLFEVGAVFAQLPNGEYEETLKAGFALTGSVFPPGWDARYPAADFFSAKGVVQTLLEAVGVAEAEYQLLTDPRFHPGRSARVLAGGREAGIFGELHPDVLEQLDITRRTVLAGEFDVHTLWSLATRRVRYVPLPKYPAVLRDLSIITPEDVPYQTVERTVKQAGGTLLESVKLFDVYRGERIPEGTRSLALSLTFRSPERTLTDEEVDAVVAHIVRALEEIGARLRA from the coding sequence ATGCGTGTGCCGATAGAGTGGTTAAGAGAATATGTGGACGTGACGGCATCGCCGGAGGCGCTGGCGCATCGCCTGACGATGGCGGGGCTGGAAGTGGAAGCCGTCGAGCATGAGGAAGGCGAGCCGGTACTCAACGTCAAAGTCACGCCCAACCGCGGCGACTGCCTGTCGATGGTGGGCGTGGCGCGAGAGGTCGCAGCCATCTACAACCTGCCCCTGCGTCACCCGATGCCCGCTGCCCGCACCGCAGAACCCGGTGAAGCGGCGCAGGTGGCTAAAGTGGAGATTTTGGACGAAGACCTGTGCCCACGCTATGCCGCGCGGGTGGTGCGCAACGTCCGCATTGCCCCCTCGCCCGACTGGATGCAGCGACGCCTGCTTGCCGCGGGGATGCGTCCTATCAATAACGTGGTGGATGTGACCAACTACGTGATGCTGGAGATGGGGCAACCCCTGCACGCCTTCGACCTGGACCTGCTGCCCAATGGGCACATCGTGGTACGGCGGGCAAAGCCGGGCGAAAAGATCACCACGCTGGACGGCATCGAGCGCGACCTGCAACCGGACATGCTGATGATTTGTGATGCGACCCATCCGGTAGCGGTGGCAGGGGTGATGGGCGGTAGCGAAACCGAAGTGACCCCCGGCACACGTAACGTACTGCTCGAATCGGCGCACTTCAACCCGACCTCCATCCGGCGCACCTCGCAACGGCTGCAACTGTCCACCGAAGCCTCCTACCGCTTCGAGCGCGTGGTGGACCCGAGTGGCGTCGTCGCCGCGCTGGACAGGGCGTGCGAATTGCTGTCGCAAATTGGCGCGGGCGAACCCCTTTCGGGTGTAGTGGATGTGTATCCGCGCCCTGCCAGTGAGCGCATCGTGACTCTACGCCCGGAGCGGTGTAACCTGCTGCTGGGGCTGAATCTGGACGTACCGACGATGGTGGACTGTCTGCGTCGCCTGCAGCTGAAGGCGGAGCTGCATGATGGGGTGATTCACGTCACCGTGCCCACCTTCCGCCCCGACCTGAACATCGAGGAGGACCTGGCGGAAGAGGTGGGGCGCGTTTACGGATACGAGAACATCCCGGAACGTCTTCCCTTCGGACACACCCATCGCGGCGGCGACAGCCCCAACACCCGGCTGATTCGTCCCCTGCAGGAGGCGTTCGTGCGGGCAGGGCTGATCGAGGTGCACACGCACACCCTCCGCGCGCCCGGTCCCTTAGACGACCCTCATCGCACCCCAGTGCGCGTGCGCAACGCTGCCAGCGAGGAACTCAGCACCCTGCGCAACTCGCTCATCCCCTCGCTGGTGGATGTGGTGGTACACAACCTGGCACGGCGGCAGACAGAGATATTCCTGTTCGAAGTGGGCGCGGTGTTTGCCCAGTTGCCCAACGGGGAGTATGAGGAGACGCTGAAAGCGGGCTTCGCCCTCACCGGCTCCGTGTTCCCTCCCGGCTGGGATGCCCGCTACCCCGCCGCCGATTTCTTCAGCGCAAAGGGCGTGGTGCAGACCCTGCTGGAGGCGGTGGGTGTGGCAGAGGCAGAATACCAACTCCTTACTGACCCTCGCTTCCACCCCGGACGCAGCGCGCGCGTGCTGGCTGGCGGGCGGGAGGCGGGCATTTTCGGTGAGCTGCATCCCGACGTGTTAGAGCAGCTGGACATCACGCGGCGCACGGTGCTGGCTGGCGAGTTCGATGTGCACACTCTGTGGTCGCTGGCAACGCGGCGCGTGCGCTATGTGCCCCTGCCGAAGTACCCGGCGGTGTTGCGCGATCTGTCCATCATCACGCCCGAAGATGTGCCCTACCAGACGGTGGAACGGACGGTGAAGCAGGCGGGAGGCACCCTGCTGGAGAGCGTGAAACTGTTCGACGTGTATCGCGGCGAGCGCATCCCCGAAGGCACGCGCAGTCTGGCGCTTTCGCTCACCTTCCGCAGCCCCGAACGCACCCTCACCGATGAGGAGGTGGACGCGGTAGTGGCGCACATCGTTCGCGCGCTGGAGGAGATTGGGGCACGGCTCAGGGCGTAG
- the pntB gene encoding NAD(P) transhydrogenase subunit beta, whose protein sequence is MNTQEIIAQSSYIVAAALFILSLKWLSAVPTARRGVIAGEVGMVVAIAATLLLPEIVSYKWIIVTLLIGTAVGIPIAYLMPMTHVPQRTALSHSFGGLAVGLVGTAKYYLWNQHDPERLSPFIMAVLCFEVLLGFLTFTGSLMAFGKLQEIIPTRPIVYRGQNFVNLSVLAIAVAIGVYLTINPTQIGLFPIFIALALAFGVMLILPIGGADMPTVIALLNSYAGISASAMGFVLQNKLLVVAGALDGSSGFILSVIMCKAMNRSFTNVLFGAFGQVSPQALKAEERTVRSATPEEAADILLAASSVVIIPGYGMAVAQAQHKVRELFDLLTRRGIDVKFGIHPVAGRMPGHMNVLLAEADIPYDRLFEMEDINSELPHTDVALVIGANDVVNPAAKHDKNSPIYGMPIIEADKARTVMVIKRSMNPGFAGIENELYYMDKTLMLFGDAKAYLSELVKVIGQEK, encoded by the coding sequence ATGAACACCCAGGAGATTATCGCGCAATCCAGCTACATCGTCGCCGCAGCGCTGTTTATTCTGTCGCTGAAATGGTTGAGTGCGGTGCCGACCGCCCGCCGGGGGGTTATCGCAGGCGAAGTGGGCATGGTGGTCGCCATTGCCGCTACCCTGCTGTTGCCGGAAATCGTGAGTTACAAATGGATTATCGTAACCCTGCTTATCGGCACAGCTGTGGGCATCCCTATCGCTTACCTGATGCCGATGACCCACGTGCCCCAGCGAACTGCTCTCTCGCACTCCTTTGGCGGTCTGGCGGTGGGTCTGGTGGGAACCGCCAAGTACTATCTGTGGAACCAGCATGACCCCGAGCGGCTATCTCCCTTCATCATGGCGGTGCTTTGCTTCGAGGTGCTGCTGGGCTTCCTGACTTTCACGGGTAGCCTCATGGCGTTCGGCAAACTGCAGGAGATTATCCCTACTCGCCCTATCGTGTATCGTGGGCAGAACTTCGTGAACCTCTCCGTGCTGGCAATAGCGGTAGCCATCGGCGTATACCTGACCATCAACCCCACGCAGATTGGGCTGTTCCCCATTTTCATCGCCCTCGCGCTGGCGTTTGGCGTGATGCTGATTCTGCCTATCGGCGGTGCGGACATGCCGACGGTCATTGCGCTGTTGAACTCCTACGCGGGCATCTCGGCGTCGGCGATGGGCTTCGTGCTGCAGAACAAACTGCTGGTGGTAGCGGGCGCGCTGGATGGCTCGTCGGGCTTTATCCTCTCGGTCATCATGTGCAAGGCGATGAACCGTTCTTTCACAAACGTGCTGTTCGGCGCGTTCGGGCAGGTATCGCCTCAAGCATTGAAGGCGGAGGAACGCACGGTACGCAGCGCAACGCCAGAAGAGGCAGCGGATATCCTGCTGGCAGCCTCGTCGGTGGTGATTATCCCGGGCTATGGTATGGCGGTGGCACAGGCGCAGCATAAGGTGCGCGAGCTGTTTGACCTGCTCACCCGACGCGGTATCGACGTGAAGTTTGGCATCCACCCGGTGGCAGGACGTATGCCCGGACACATGAATGTGCTGCTGGCGGAGGCAGACATCCCCTACGACCGTTTGTTCGAGATGGAAGACATCAACTCCGAGCTGCCTCATACCGACGTGGCGCTGGTCATCGGTGCGAACGATGTGGTGAACCCTGCCGCCAAGCACGATAAGAACAGCCCCATCTACGGCATGCCCATCATCGAAGCGGACAAAGCGCGCACGGTGATGGTCATCAAACGCAGTATGAACCCGGGCTTCGCAGGCATCGAAAACGAACTGTACTACATGGACAAGACGCTGATGCTCTTCGGCGACGCGAAAGCATACCTGAGCGAGCTGGTGAAGGTGATTGGGCAGGAGAAGTGA
- the pntA gene encoding NAD(P) transhydrogenase subunit alpha — protein MRIGVTQETFPGETRVALVPAAIAALKKAKAEVLVQAGAGKAAGFSDLEYADAGATVLPTREEVITNADIMLQVRALGANPDGWKADISLAREGQVWIAMMDPLWVPEPIAEAAQKGIIAFALELVPRITRAQPMDVLSSQSNLAGYKAVLLAANSLSKIFPMMMTAAGTITPARVFVIGAGVAGLQAIATARRLGAVVSAYDVRPAVREQVESLGARFVELPLEVQDAQDAGGYAKALGEDFYRRQAEMMKDVLPENDVVITTAAVPGQRAPVLITREMVEGMRPGSVIVDLAAERGGNCELTQPGQTIVHQGVTIIGPLNLPATMPYHASQLYAKNISSFAANLLKDGELNLDMEDQIIRDTLLTRDGQVVHPRVREKLGLNA, from the coding sequence ATGCGTATCGGAGTCACGCAAGAAACCTTTCCGGGCGAGACGCGAGTCGCGCTGGTTCCGGCAGCGATCGCCGCGCTGAAGAAAGCGAAAGCGGAAGTGCTGGTGCAGGCAGGGGCGGGTAAAGCGGCAGGATTTTCGGACCTGGAGTACGCCGATGCGGGCGCCACCGTCCTACCTACGCGGGAGGAAGTAATCACCAACGCAGACATCATGCTGCAGGTGCGAGCATTGGGAGCAAATCCCGATGGCTGGAAGGCAGATATCTCGCTGGCGCGCGAGGGGCAAGTGTGGATAGCGATGATGGACCCGCTGTGGGTGCCCGAACCCATCGCTGAGGCGGCACAAAAAGGCATCATCGCTTTCGCGCTGGAGCTGGTTCCTCGCATCACACGCGCACAGCCGATGGACGTGCTCTCCTCGCAGTCCAACCTGGCGGGCTACAAGGCAGTGCTTCTTGCTGCCAACTCGCTCTCCAAAATCTTCCCGATGATGATGACGGCGGCGGGCACCATCACTCCTGCTCGCGTGTTCGTCATCGGCGCGGGAGTGGCGGGGTTGCAGGCGATAGCAACCGCCAGGCGGTTGGGGGCGGTGGTGAGCGCATACGACGTACGTCCTGCCGTGCGCGAGCAGGTGGAGAGCCTCGGAGCACGCTTTGTGGAACTGCCGTTAGAAGTACAGGATGCACAGGATGCAGGCGGCTACGCAAAGGCGCTGGGTGAGGATTTCTACCGCCGGCAGGCGGAGATGATGAAAGATGTGCTGCCTGAAAACGACGTGGTGATTACCACTGCTGCTGTGCCTGGGCAGCGTGCGCCGGTGCTCATCACGCGCGAGATGGTGGAGGGAATGCGCCCCGGCTCAGTGATTGTGGACCTCGCGGCGGAGCGTGGGGGCAACTGCGAGCTGACCCAGCCCGGGCAAACGATAGTGCATCAGGGAGTAACCATTATCGGTCCCCTGAACCTGCCCGCTACCATGCCCTACCATGCCAGCCAGCTTTACGCCAAGAACATCAGCAGTTTCGCCGCTAACCTGCTTAAGGACGGCGAGCTGAATCTGGACATGGAAGACCAGATTATCCGCGACACGCTGTTGACGCGTGACGGACAAGTAGTTCACCCACGCGTGCGGGAGAAGCTCGGCTTAAATGCTTGA
- a CDS encoding pyridine nucleotide transhydrogenase subunit alpha translates to MGIEDVLSYLFVFVLATFIGFEVIRRVSPLLHTPLMSLTNAISAISLVGALLVLGAEHDTLSMVLAGIAVTAASINVVSGFLITDRMLKMFKKREPGERGRSS, encoded by the coding sequence ATGGGTATCGAGGACGTCCTGAGTTACCTCTTCGTATTCGTGCTGGCGACATTCATCGGCTTCGAGGTGATACGTCGTGTGTCGCCGCTGCTGCATACGCCCTTGATGTCGCTCACCAACGCGATTTCCGCCATCAGTCTGGTGGGCGCATTGCTGGTGCTGGGCGCAGAGCATGACACCCTCTCGATGGTGCTAGCGGGGATAGCGGTTACCGCCGCCTCCATCAACGTAGTGAGCGGATTCCTCATCACCGACCGCATGTTAAAGATGTTCAAGAAGCGTGAGCCAGGCGAGCGAGGGAGGTCATCATGA
- the pheS gene encoding phenylalanine--tRNA ligase alpha subunit gives MEERIRTLLEEATQAILSASNTAELETVEIRYLGRKGQVTELLRALPTLSPEERPRFGQLLNSVKAQLQTQIDQRRAELQRKEREQRLRAERVDITLPPRPLRVGLKHPLTQTMERVRAALIGLGFEFVDSPELDDYRYNFAALNYPDDHPAMDEQMSFYISDTRLLRTQTTSVQGRIMEKRKPPFRIAVIGRCFRNETVDATHHHTFHQVDAFMVDRGISMADLKGVLAAFARQMFGEDVQVRFRPDFFPFVEPGVDYAIYWQGGWLELGGAGLIHPNILRAHGIDPEEWTGFAFGLGIERIPMIQYQIDDLRLFLENDLRFLQKYGA, from the coding sequence TTGGAAGAGCGCATCCGCACGCTTCTGGAGGAAGCAACACAAGCTATCCTCTCCGCCAGCAATACGGCGGAGCTGGAAACAGTGGAAATCCGCTACCTGGGGCGCAAAGGACAGGTGACCGAACTGCTACGCGCCCTGCCTACCCTGTCTCCAGAGGAGCGTCCGCGCTTTGGGCAGCTGCTCAATTCGGTCAAGGCGCAGCTGCAGACGCAGATAGACCAGCGTCGCGCGGAGCTGCAGCGAAAGGAGCGCGAGCAACGCCTGCGTGCGGAGCGTGTAGACATCACCCTCCCCCCTCGCCCGTTGCGCGTGGGGTTGAAGCATCCGCTCACGCAAACGATGGAGCGCGTGCGCGCCGCACTTATCGGGCTAGGCTTCGAATTCGTCGATAGTCCCGAACTGGACGACTACCGCTACAACTTCGCCGCGCTCAACTATCCCGATGACCACCCTGCAATGGATGAGCAGATGTCCTTCTACATCTCCGACACACGCCTGCTGCGCACGCAGACCACCAGCGTGCAGGGACGCATTATGGAGAAGCGTAAGCCACCGTTCCGCATCGCGGTCATCGGGCGGTGCTTCCGCAACGAAACGGTAGACGCCACCCACCACCATACCTTCCATCAGGTAGACGCCTTCATGGTGGACAGGGGCATCAGCATGGCGGATTTGAAGGGTGTGCTGGCGGCGTTCGCGCGGCAGATGTTCGGCGAGGATGTGCAGGTGCGCTTTCGTCCCGACTTCTTCCCCTTTGTGGAGCCGGGCGTGGACTACGCCATCTACTGGCAGGGCGGATGGCTGGAGCTGGGCGGCGCAGGGTTGATCCATCCCAACATCCTGCGTGCGCACGGTATTGATCCTGAGGAATGGACAGGCTTCGCTTTCGGATTGGGCATCGAGCGTATCCCGATGATTCAATATCAAATCGACGACCTGAGGCTGTTCCTGGAAAACGATTTGCGCTTCCTGCAAAAGTACGGCGCGTAA
- the rplT gene encoding 50S ribosomal protein L20 has translation MPRVKRGTITHKRHKKIIERAEGYWGRKKNVFRRANEQVMKSLQYAYRDRRARKRQFRRLWITRISAACRAEGLPYNRFIEGLTKAGIALDRKVMADMAVNQPDAFRELVSIARQHATLATVG, from the coding sequence ATGCCTCGTGTCAAACGTGGCACGATAACCCATAAGCGACACAAGAAGATTATCGAGCGGGCAGAAGGCTACTGGGGACGCAAGAAGAACGTGTTCCGCCGCGCCAACGAACAGGTGATGAAGAGCCTGCAATACGCCTACCGCGATCGGCGCGCGCGCAAACGGCAGTTCCGCAGGCTGTGGATTACGCGCATCTCCGCCGCCTGCCGTGCCGAGGGCTTGCCTTATAACCGCTTTATCGAAGGGTTGACGAAGGCAGGCATTGCGCTGGACCGCAAGGTGATGGCGGATATGGCGGTGAACCAGCCGGACGCCTTCCGAGAACTGGTATCCATAGCTCGACAACATGCTACATTAGCCACGGTGGGGTAG
- the rpmI gene encoding 50S ribosomal protein L35, which produces MPKQKMKTHKTAAKRFAISGKGRLICRNAANSHMFLHKSGSRKRRLEIEKEVDKGNRWRMKRLLGI; this is translated from the coding sequence ATGCCCAAACAGAAGATGAAAACACACAAAACGGCAGCGAAACGCTTTGCCATCAGTGGTAAAGGACGACTGATATGCCGTAACGCGGCGAACAGTCACATGTTCTTGCACAAGAGTGGCTCTCGCAAACGTCGACTGGAGATTGAAAAAGAGGTCGACAAAGGCAACCGCTGGCGCATGAAGCGCTTGCTGGGAATTTAA
- the glmS gene encoding glutamine--fructose-6-phosphate aminotransferase [isomerizing], with amino-acid sequence MCGITGYIGPRNGIELAIDQLHRLEYRGYDSAGIAFPQNGGLRVIKSEGKIARLESLLEGEKTAAFTAVAHTRWATHGKPSHDNAHPHTDCTGRVAVVHNGIIENYLELRHALQSRGHAFSSETDTEVIAHLIEEQLEHDLPEAVRKVLPQLRGSYAIAVLSTVDRDKIVVARKDSPLIIGLGEGENFVASDIPAVMRYTRRVIVLEDGEMAVVTRDSVRVMRMDGTPVTRELMEVTWDESSAEKGGYPHFMLKEIHEEPRTLRDTLRGRISQDGLVAFSDLSLSPEELRGFRRILITACGTALHAGMVGKIFYERLLRRPVDIWFASEFRYGDPIVDEETLAIIISQSGETADTLAALRACKEHGATTLGIVNVVGSSIAREAHHVLYTYAGPEICVASTKAYITQLAVLYLLGIYLAQLEGRVSDDEAREMVREVQSLSDKVEQVLQGEEQIIELARRLAPSTCFFYLGRGYDYAVSLEAALKLKEISYIHAEAYPAGEMKHGPLALVEPGVTVVAFATQPNTFEKMVSNMKEVKAREGFVLAVAPEGTEHILHQVADEVISIPPVHPAFAPVVSIVPMQLLAYYIARERGCEIDQPRNLAKSVTVE; translated from the coding sequence ATGTGTGGCATTACGGGGTATATTGGTCCGCGCAATGGTATCGAACTGGCGATAGACCAGCTGCATCGGCTGGAGTATCGTGGTTATGACAGCGCGGGCATCGCCTTCCCGCAGAACGGCGGACTGCGCGTCATCAAGAGCGAGGGCAAAATCGCGCGGCTGGAGAGCCTGTTAGAAGGTGAGAAAACCGCCGCCTTTACCGCCGTCGCACACACCCGCTGGGCAACACATGGCAAACCGTCGCACGACAACGCCCATCCCCACACCGATTGCACGGGCAGGGTAGCAGTGGTACATAACGGCATCATCGAGAACTATCTGGAGCTGCGTCATGCACTGCAGTCGCGTGGACATGCCTTTTCCTCCGAAACCGATACGGAGGTCATTGCCCATCTCATTGAGGAGCAGTTGGAGCACGACCTGCCCGAAGCGGTGCGAAAGGTGCTGCCGCAGCTACGCGGCTCCTACGCCATCGCGGTACTCTCTACAGTAGACCGCGACAAGATTGTGGTAGCACGCAAGGACTCGCCACTCATTATCGGGCTGGGTGAGGGCGAGAACTTTGTGGCATCGGACATCCCGGCGGTCATGCGCTACACCCGCCGCGTGATTGTGCTGGAAGATGGCGAGATGGCGGTGGTCACGCGCGACAGCGTGCGGGTGATGCGGATGGATGGCACGCCTGTCACCCGCGAGCTGATGGAGGTGACCTGGGACGAATCGTCGGCGGAGAAGGGCGGATACCCGCACTTCATGCTGAAGGAAATCCACGAGGAACCGCGCACCCTGCGCGATACCCTGCGCGGAAGGATTTCGCAGGACGGTCTGGTGGCGTTTTCCGACCTGAGCCTGTCGCCAGAGGAGCTGCGCGGCTTCAGGCGCATCCTGATTACCGCCTGCGGAACCGCTCTGCACGCGGGCATGGTGGGTAAGATTTTCTATGAGCGGCTGCTGCGCCGACCCGTGGACATCTGGTTTGCTTCCGAGTTCCGCTACGGCGACCCCATCGTGGACGAGGAGACGCTGGCTATCATCATCAGTCAGTCGGGAGAGACGGCAGATACCCTCGCCGCCCTGCGGGCGTGCAAGGAACACGGTGCAACCACACTGGGCATTGTGAACGTGGTGGGCAGTAGCATCGCCCGCGAAGCGCACCATGTGCTTTACACCTACGCGGGACCCGAAATCTGCGTGGCGTCCACCAAAGCGTACATCACCCAGCTGGCAGTGCTGTATCTGCTGGGCATCTACCTGGCGCAGCTGGAAGGGCGAGTCAGCGACGATGAAGCGCGCGAGATGGTGCGCGAAGTGCAATCGCTCTCCGACAAGGTGGAACAGGTGCTGCAGGGCGAGGAGCAGATTATCGAACTGGCGAGGCGGCTGGCTCCGTCCACCTGTTTCTTCTATTTAGGGCGCGGTTACGACTACGCGGTGTCGCTGGAGGCTGCGCTGAAACTGAAGGAAATCAGCTACATCCACGCCGAGGCGTATCCCGCCGGCGAGATGAAGCACGGACCGCTGGCTCTGGTGGAGCCGGGCGTGACCGTGGTTGCCTTCGCGACCCAGCCGAACACCTTCGAGAAGATGGTGAGTAACATGAAGGAGGTGAAGGCACGCGAGGGGTTCGTGCTGGCGGTCGCGCCGGAAGGGACAGAGCATATCCTGCATCAGGTGGCGGATGAGGTGATCAGCATCCCGCCTGTGCACCCTGCCTTCGCTCCGGTGGTCAGCATCGTGCCCATGCAGTTGCTGGCGTATTACATCGCGCGCGAACGGGGCTGCGAGATAGACCAGCCACGCAACCTGGCGAAGAGCGTGACGGTGGAGTAG
- a CDS encoding HicB family protein — protein MLLTDYIRAAMHRARYEILPDGTYYGEIPGFQGVYANEPTLEACRDTLQEVLEGWIILGLRLGHTLPEVDGISLAVEKEAV, from the coding sequence ATGTTACTCACGGACTATATTCGCGCAGCAATGCATCGCGCCCGGTATGAGATTCTGCCTGACGGCACGTATTATGGGGAGATACCGGGCTTTCAAGGGGTATACGCTAACGAACCCACCCTGGAAGCATGTCGGGATACCCTTCAAGAGGTGCTGGAGGGTTGGATCATTTTAGGGCTGCGTCTGGGACACACACTGCCTGAGGTGGACGGAATCTCTCTGGCTGTCGAGAAGGAGGCTGTGTAA
- the infC gene encoding translation initiation factor IF-3 → MDENGVQLGILPTREALQIAQERGLDLIEVAPQANPPVCRIMDYGKFKYQQAKREKEAQKKQHVTEVKAIRVRPGTDDHDLDFKLNNCIRFLKEGDKVKITVLFRSREITRPEMGQRVMEFFSNGCAEVGVVEKPPTMEGRTMTMVLAPKPKGK, encoded by the coding sequence GTGGACGAGAACGGCGTGCAACTGGGCATTCTGCCCACCCGCGAGGCACTGCAAATCGCGCAGGAACGCGGACTTGACCTGATCGAGGTCGCCCCTCAGGCTAACCCTCCCGTGTGTCGCATCATGGACTACGGGAAGTTCAAGTACCAGCAGGCGAAACGGGAGAAGGAAGCCCAGAAAAAGCAGCATGTCACGGAAGTGAAAGCCATCCGGGTACGCCCCGGAACGGACGATCACGACCTGGACTTCAAGCTGAATAATTGCATCAGGTTCTTAAAAGAGGGCGACAAGGTGAAAATCACGGTGCTCTTCCGCAGCCGGGAAATCACCCGCCCTGAAATGGGGCAAAGGGTGATGGAGTTCTTCTCCAACGGCTGCGCAGAGGTGGGTGTGGTGGAAAAACCTCCCACCATGGAAGGGCGTACCATGACGATGGTGCTGGCTCCGAAACCGAAAGGCAAGTAG